A stretch of DNA from Perca fluviatilis chromosome 15, GENO_Pfluv_1.0, whole genome shotgun sequence:
CGCTGGGTGGGAGAGAACAAGTTTGAATCACTCAGTAACGTTAGTTGTGGAACTCTAGTAAGTAGACAAGGCTATTTTGTAAACGTTGGATGAAGTGATTCTTTTCTCTATTACAGATGCTGCTGTgtaatttttattaattttaaaggtgcaatatgagttcctgcatgacatcacttctgttgacattccaagtaaataccaaacaaaacagagcaagctcgtccctccccccatgtttccgtaactgtcatgactaactgactaatgccgcgttctatttacctccgaaacacgccccctgacctcggatttACGAGCTCGGAACTCGGACAACCTCACTGTAGcccgagttcaaaatccaacatggctgccccctgtatcaacagttgtgaaagctgcagtagcataaagttataagcacttctgtctcaTTTGTGTCACCAAATCAGTTGTTCACACAGGtatgtccaacttctatctgtggacatgttgttacgctgtttgcatgcacaaaaaatggaATAATgagttgttatcaactggtattgctaacaatagctaacTGGGCTAGagataatgaaaacaatgaaatccgacttttaaatagaacgcattcaacttgggtatgacgtcattcccagttccgtcttccgagttccgaggtaaatagaacgcggcATAACTGTCACTAACCTCCACCCCCTCCTcaaaccatcttgtcggtgattggctggaatgtggtttgttgtattttggtgcacagcctgtgcccctagtgtttgtttgatgtttacgacccctgtgttgtctcccgagacccgggctttttcacggtgtgttcagggggcaggcagctagcggatcaaggagagatgcctacgatttgagacaaaaaaatgaaaccgcgctgaaaccatgcaggaactcatagtgcacctttaaagtagtcatgacaaaaaatgctGATTTTCCATGGATCCTCTATGTTGCCGATTataacgttacctagcttgttTGGTAGCTTGTTTAATAGTTTGTTGGATGGTTGGTTAGCTAACTTGCCAATTCCACCCTACATGCTTTCACTGGTTACAGAAAGTGAGCCGGCTGGCTAGTTATCTGGAGGCTCAGTTCTCAGTTCAGCGTCATCTGTATTAAAGAAAAGAATCCCTTCATccgatgtttaaagtgaattaAATAGTCTTCCCAGCCTACTTACTGGAGTTCCAAAACTACACATATCCTCTACAACTGTACAATTTTAGCTGTATTgattgtgtccccttcaaataTTGCTCTTGagaaattttatgtttattgccCCCAACTGTTAGATGAAATGTACGCCCATGCTGCTCACAGGCATGTTTCAGGATTGGTGGCCATGTCACCATTTTGTTGTGGCTCTTTTAACAACCTTTCCTTCTCCTGTGAGTCCACTGTTACACTTTCTGGCCTGACCTCCGCTActttctttttgtctgtctcCTCCTCGTCCTTTAACTCCTTTATTACCTCCTTCTTTGTCTCCTTCTCTagctcctctctttctcccttctcCTCTTCGTCATTCATCTCTGCAGGTTTGCTGCACAATTCTGTATTGGCATTGTCTGTCACTTGGATGTTGTCAAGCTTGTCTGCTGATGCTGAGGACTTGTTGCTGATAAACAGGAAGTTACAAGTAGCCAGAACCACAGCTGAGAGGACCACCTCGCTTCCTGCCAGCAGGAAGACCCACATGTAGTTCTTGGTGGCATCAAGAAGCCGGCCTGACAGAGATACGGGGAAACAGATGAAAACCACACAGAGATAATGCTAGTTTACATACACATTTAGAAACTCCTTCTGTCCGAAACATCATACAGCTTGCAGTAATTAcagtaataatattaataataataataacttgttATATAGCGACCAGGGTttcgtgtcccgttcttgtcctgcgtgtcactgaaacatacattttgtaacccccacccacgatctttttctaTATCTAACTGTCCCATTCTCGTGCCACATGTCAGTTAAGTAATGTCCCGAAAAAAGTGACGcaaagagtcccgaccaagctcGTCTAAATATGACGTCAAACAGTGAcaccaatagtcccgacccagagcgtcaaaaagtgacgccgaGAGCTTttttgggagtgagaatgtgttacaacatctggctccAAAAGGGTGCTTccgttttccttttttttccggCGAGGTGCTGCCCATTCATATGGGGTCGCTTTGAATATCAGTAAAAACCTTTACAATAAATACTGTACTTTCGTCTTTGTGCTTACATACCTGCGCCGGGCGGCCCCACCAGCACGGCAATGGCCTCCATGAGCAGGACCAGGCCGATGGCGCTGGAGAACTTCTCAGTACCAACTATTGCCATGAGAACCTCAAACTGCAGGGCACCCACCATGCCGTAGGAGATGCCGAAGAAGATGCAGAAGACCACCAGCGAGACGTAGTCCTTGGCCTGGGAACAAATACGGAATGCATTGTTAAGGAAGAGCAAAACATGTTTAGGTTTTACACCATCGGTCTAAGCTTTATCTTTCCAGTTCCATTACAAGCAACCATTGGCCTACCTGTGACCCGACCAGGTCGGTGATTCCGTTGAAAAGCATAGCAAAGCTAAGGAGGTAGACGCAACGAGGCCGCACCCATTTCAGTCCGGCAATCACACCACACGTGGGCCGGGCAAAAATGTCAATGAAGCCCAGGATAGTGAGCAGCAGAGCTGATTTGGTGTCCTCGTTCCCCAGCTCTTTAGCATAGCTCACGACAAACACCGGGGGCACAAACAGCCCCAGCACCATGATGGACGCCGACACGGTGTAGATGACGAACCCACAGTCTTTGAACACCGAGAAGTCCAGCAGTTTGGCTTTgggcttcttctttttctcagtTTCTTCTTTGCTGTCCTTTTCCAGGTCCTTAGCCTTGAGAGTCTTGGGGGCAACCAGGGGCTTCATTAGCGCCCCGCACACACAACAGTTGAGTAGAATGCCACCCAGGATGAGGAAGCCCCCCCTCCATCCGTAGTGGTCCTGGAGGAGCTGGCCCAGGGGCGAGAGGCAGCACAGGGCCACAGGGCTTCCAGCGGCTGATAGCCCATTGGCCAGAGGACGCTTCTCACTGAAATAGCGGTTGAGCATAATGAGAGATGGCTGGAAGTTCAGGGCTAAGCCCAAACCTGCAGCAAAAGAGAGAAGCCTTTTTATATTCTTTGACTTTCTTTATTCAAACACATGTAtgacttttgttttatatcttGTACTCCTATATTAATCTAGTACTTTAACTTAATATGTCTGTTtcctatttaaaggtcccatggcaggaaaatttcactttatcagattttttagcattaatatgagttcccccagcctgcctatggtcccctgatggctagaaatggtgataggtgtaaaccgagccctggctatcctgctctgcctttgagaaaatgaaagctcagatgggccaatcaggaatcttctccttatgaggtcataaggggaaaggttacctcccctttctctgctttgaaaaggcagagaatttagcccacccatgagagagagagacatcatggctttcaaacgagcaaagtggcagttggtcaaggccacacccccaccctccaccttgccccccctctctcctcctcaatagctacagacacagaaatggcacatcctaaggaaagctcattgtgggactggctctagtggctgtaattctgcaccaaggctgaattcggagaaagagacttcagatacagtattaggggaccactaaggtctatataaaagagacttcagatacagtagtataaggggaccactaaggtctatataaaagagacttcagatacagtattagggaccactaaggcctatataaaagagactttagatacagtattaggggaccactaaggtctatataaaagagacttcagatacagtattaggggaccactaaggtctatataagagacttcagatacagtattaggggaccactaaggcctatataaaagagactttagatacagtattaggggaccactaaggcctatataaaagagactttagatacagtattaggggaccactaaggtctatataagagacttcagatacagtattaggggaccactaaggcctaaataaaagagacttcagatacagtattaggggaccactaaggcctatataaaagagacttcagatacagtattaggggaccactaaggtctatataagagacttcagatacagtattaggggaccactaaggcctatataaaagagacttcagatacagtattaggggaccactaaggcctatataaaagagactttagatacagtattaggggaccactaaggtctatataaaagagactttagatacagtattaggggaccactaaggtctatataaaagagacttcagatacaggattaggggaccactaaggcatatataaaagagacttcagatacagtattaggggaccactaaggcctatataaaagagacttcagatacagtattaggggaccactaaggcctatataaaagagacttcagatacaggattaggggaccactaaggcatatataaaagagacttcagatacagtattaggggaccactaaggtctatataaaagagacttcagatacagtattaggggaccactaaggcctatataaaagagacttcagatacagtattaggggaccactaaggcctatataaaagacacttcagatacagtattaggggaccactaaggcctatataaaagagacttaagatacagtattaggggaccactaaggcctatataaaagagacttcagatacagtattaggggaccactaaggcctatataaaagagacttcagatacagtattaggggaccactaaggcctatataaaagagacttcagatacagtattaggggaccactaaggtctctataaaagagacttcagatacagtattaggggaccactaaggcctatataaaagcatccaaagagcaccatgtcatgggacctttaaaacatagGAGGGCTGGGGAAAATAATcgattctccaattaaaatgGATCTTTTTTTGAGTGATTTGATATTGCTTAATAAAATCCTGAAGTCGATTTTTTAACATATGCCTTTTCCGCAAACGTTTTGGGGGGGTCACTGTAATATAAACAAgtgcattataaaaaatatttgagagttGCTTCTCGCTTGCACAATTTACAGTATAAGTTCTCTGACGATCTCTTTCGTATCCAAGCAAAATTGGTACTGTAACTGAAATGTTCCTAACATAATTGACATCAAAACAAATAagaaatgtaatcgaatcggcACCAGAATCAAATCGATTCGGGAAATTattggcgatacccagccctacagtTAACCATcttaagcttgatttatggttctgcggaagctccacgcagagctctcgccgtagcctacgtaagtggcctgaagtttatacttgtgcgttggtgtgtgcgtccagccggcatgtgtgtctgtgtgtgtggggagtgtgtgatagagcgagggagaaagtgagagagtgacggcgattagcttcggagcgagtaccgactctagagtcatagcgagagaaacaaagtgtctcccctgtgctttctgaccacggtgggacatctgtagcaggaaaagttaacctaccaagccacggccgagcgacgcaAGTCgacatgtagttacatttttcgagagatGCACGTCAGGATACGgtgtagggtccggcgtagagttgtgtctccacgtacctacgtacgcagccacggcgtagattttacgcagaagtataaatcaagCTTAACACCAATGGGTCCATTGTCCAAGTTGAAGaggtctgtctgcctctaatGTGTTTATATACACCAGTGTGAAGCACTGATTAATACTTTTAAAGGGTAATCTCAAATTCATCTGAGAGGCTTTAAAAGACTGTAtcctcatatactgtatgtgtcacaTACTAAACTACTGTGTATATTAATGTCAGTTTGCAGGGATGGATGTGAGCCTAAGGTAGGTGTGTTGATTTATCTTGGTTAGAAGTCAGATGTTAGAATACAAACTTTCAGTCTGACCTGTAATGACCCCTATACAGAGGTAGATGTGGATAATGCTGGTGGAGAAGGAGGCCAGGATCATTCCCAGAGATGCAAAGAGGCCACCCACCATCATCACTGGGCGACAGCCAAAGCGGTTCACCATCACACTGCACAGAGGACCTGGATAAAGTGTGACACACTCagtcaggctgtgtgtgtgtgtgtgtctgtgtggtctAGTTCTTCTATTAGTGTGAGATACAGCGTGTAAATAAGACAGCTTTGGAGAGTTTGAAAGCTGGGGTGATGAAGTTGATATCGATTTTTTCGTCTCACTGGGTAACGCAAGCGAGTATATTTCCCAAAAATTCAGAGTGTTCCTTTTAGTATGTTGACATTTCCTTTGAAAAATGCAGTGAGAATAAGGGACAGCAAAAGGACAGTCCATGCAAAGACAACATTTACATTAAACTATGTTTTGAAGTATTTTAAGCTACTgaccatttatttatatttactgtacatttttagattttgttaagaagttttttgtcacttactTCCTGTTTTTTATACAATGAATAGTATTTAGTTCAATCATATAATGtacataatacaatatttataaatatatactaTCATAATAACCTTTATACACAAGTGGAATGACTGAGCTGAATGCTCACAAATTTGATTTAAGGAATAGTCCAATAGCCATTTTGGAAAATCCGCTTATTTGATCAACTCTATTTTGATTTGCTGTTTGGGTAGTCCTCACGCTTGTAAAAGTGGAAAGTGAATTTATACAGTCAGTGGAAAGTCCACAGAAGTACTGTAATTGTAGTACATAAAGTAACTGCACACTACATTTTCTACATAGTATTTTTGCAGCATGCACCCCGTGCGCTctgtggagagagaaagagtcaaCAGCTTCAGGTTCCTGTGTGGAGAGAGTCAACAGCTTCAGGTTCCTGTGTGGAGAGAGTCAACAGCTTCAGGTTCCTCTGTGGAGAGAGTCAACAGCTTCAGGTTCCTGTGTGGAGAGAGTCAACAGCTTCAGGTGCTGTTGTAGAGAGTCAACAGGTTGAGGTTCAGGCTCTTATTTCTCTGCAGGCCAAGGAGGTTTAACATGGACTCCAGGATACTCTGTAACTTCTACTGGTGCACCACTGACActatagccgctttccgaccaagtagttacaggaacgtagttagaggaaaagtccacttctaagcagatctactaactactctcccccaaaactgttttttcccatttgcattcgcactggccaagtggccatagggactggtaggaggggtaagggagtgatgcAAGCACAGCAACGGTTTTTATAgaattaaaatcagaaaacaaatacaccaaaagtattgaactaaatactaaatctaatgtatatagcatatttgtcataatttaaacaagtctcccgaagaaGATGGCGAAAACTGTtaaaaattgtcccgttgttggtctgtcaagtaccggaaacccgaccctcgttgacctaggtccccatgctgaaaagggaacagcgaaaagaccctgccctgaagtaggagctgaaagagttacaggaactgagGCCAGAGGAACttcaaaatccccaaattggtccagtcggaacgcaagaaaaaaaaaagggttctaggaattttatgttctaggaactgcaaaaatccctccggtcggaaagcggcttatGCTGACCGGCTGCGTTGCTGCCTTGCACTGCCTTCAACTGTAAGATTCTACAGAGGGTGGTGAAAACTGCCCAGCACATCACCAGAGAGACAGAGCTGTCCTCCACACCCAGCGGTGCAGGAAGAAGGCCGACAGGATTACCAGAGACCCCCCTGCCACAAACTCTTCTGCCTGCTGCCATCCGGCAGACAGCACCGCAGCATCCGGTCCCGCACCACCAGGCTCAGGGACAGCTTCATCCCACAGACCACGAGACTGCTGAACTCTGTTCACTGTGACACTTTACTCACAGCACACTACACACTTTTACACGACTTCTATTACCTTTATTAGCTGAACACAGTACAGTATTTTCTTTTACCACCGTTTGCTATTTTATGCTATATTTTACTTCcgtaatattttgtattttatgtctATGTCTAGGATTCTTATTTTTACTGTGTTTTTCCTGAGAATAAGAATTGAATTGCCAACGACTGCTCCACTGTAATTGTTGTGCACGTGACAAATATAAAGACTTAAAGATACAGGCTGTgaacaaaaacagcactttattGTAGTTTGGGAGCGTTTAGTGCAGGGGTGCATGAAACAattcaacagttagttgtgtccacttgtatgtgtattgtgctgtatgtacagtacacgcAGCAGCCTACCTGTGCCGTAGAGCATGGCCAGCAGGATGGAGGAGATCCAGGCAGTGTCGCTGTATCCCACCCCAAACTCCCTGATCAGCTCTTTGAAAAAGACACTGATCGCTTTAGGGAAAGCGTACGAGAAACCTGTGATGACAAAACAGCCGGCGAGCACCGCCCAGCCCCACCCGCCATCGGGAGCCTTCACCCCGCCTGCGTCCACGTCCACCGCCACGCCTCCCATGGTGCTCTAGGGCTGTGTGTTGATGGCAGACAGAAATGctgaaagaaaaatgaaaatgacaacaAGCGGTTAGATAGAGTTTCTCTTTAAGTGCATCTAATTTAGTTCTGCAACATGATTAGACCGCTCCGAGAGAGAACACATTTTGCCAAAGCGGACATGTGCAGCATTTAACATTACTATTTAGCAATACCATTTTTTAGATGAATTGTGATACAATTATCATTAACTGGAATTGCCAGACACTCTTAAAGCTTTAGCTCCACTTGCCTTTGTATGCCCTTAAAGCTGCAAATGTGTAGATTATACAATATCCGAAAAACATGATTCAGCACAGATGCACagatttttacagtctatggtaggGATTCAGAGAAGTGAATGCTAACAGTGGGTTGTAGAGACTCACACAGGATCTGACGTGCTCCCCTCAGAAATCTTCACAGTCACACATGATGTGCATCAGCGCTGATTGGACCGACACCCAACAAGAAACTATAACAAAGAACCAGAATGTGAAAGCAGTTCAAGGAGCAACATTAGTATTTCTGTCATCTAAACATCAGACAAAGTGTGTCCCTTTATTTCAGATATAAATAATTGTTTCAGTGCTGCAGTGCTGGGGGAGCAATAAACACATCACGAAATGCTGGGACACATCGCAAATTTAGTTGAAAGAAAGTATCAGCAGAAAACAGCActtcaaaatgtaactgtcatctttttttagaggtccattttatatttaactcaATTGttaaatttgttcaataaaagaatgttggaaatgatttcctttcatttcttttaaattcaacaatcagtttgttatattttagaagaatactaaaagcagcagaacggagtacactttaatatctgttatttatcgcaatattcaacaacgttatcgcatattttcctcttatcgtgcagccctagatgCTACTGTTGCTATGGCTGTCAAGCTTTCCGTTCTAGCAGAACATAAACTATGTAGTTTACAATAACGGTAGCAGATTTACCATCAAAATACTTagacaactttttgtttttttaataagcaGCTTTCCGGTGACTGAAATAACAACTGTCCTCACAGATTTTATCaggtttagctagctagctgattaAGCTAAAATGAGCTCTGTGAGTTGGTTAAACACGTTGCCTTCAGCTGAATTTGACATATTTGAAGTGGACTTGTTTTAAAACAAGAACCCCATAAAAGGGATCTTATATGTGTACTTAATGAGACTGTACTATTTATGCTACAAGACTGAGGCTAATGCTAACATGTCCCAGGCAAGAAGTTAGCATCGTCACCCGCTCGTCCATGCAAGGCATGGAAATAACAGCAGTGTTATTATACTGCAGAGTAGAGCTATAAGTTAGTATGGAAGTGAAGTATAATAAGGGACATCCATAAAACCAAaactcttttattttatttttgtagtatTTTAATGTTAGGACAATGCAGCTGAAGAATTATACTAGATATATAAGGCAACCTCTctgggaaccatcaccttatcgtggtggagaggtttgtgtgtccctatgaacctgagggctgtgttgtctggagctttgtgctcctggtagggtctcccaaggcaaagtggtctcaggtgaggggccagacaaagaatggttcaaaaaccatTCTTTCTCCacctgtgtacagtaaggatgggacactgttgacctcaactgaagaggtaatagggcggtggaaggagcactttgaggaactcctgaatccgactaatacgccctctatgttagaggcagagctggaggatgatgggggattgttgtcaatttccctggtggaagtcactgatgtagtcaaacaactccacagtggcaaagcccctgggattggtgagatccgtccagaaatgctcaaagctctgggtgtggaggggctgtcttggttgacacgcctcttcaacattgcgtggaagtctgggacagtgccaaaggagtggcagaccggggtggtggttccccttttcaaaaaggggaaccagagggtgtgtgccaattacaggggtatcacacttcccagcctccctggtaaagtctactccaaggtgctggaaaggagggttcggccgatagtcgaacctcagattgaagaagaacaatgtggattccgtcctggtcgtggaacaatggaccagatcttcactctcgcaaggatcctggagggagcctgggagtatgcccatccggtctacgtgtgtttcgtggatttggagaatctgtgggaggtgctgcgggagtatggggtgagggggtctcttctcagagCCCTCAAATCTCTgcacgaccaaagtgagagctgtgtccgggttctcggcagtaagtcagactcgtttcaggtgagggttggcctccgccagggctgcgctttgtcaccaatcctgtttgtaatatttatggacaggatatcaaggcgtagtcggggtggggaggggttgcagttcggtgggctggggatctcatcgctgctctttgcagatgacgtggtcctgatggcatcatcggcctgtgaccttcagcactcactggatcggttcgcagccgagtgtgaagcggctgggatgaggatcagcacctctaaatctgaggccatggttctcagcaggaaaccgatggagtgcctactccaggtagggaatgagtccttaccccaagtgaaggagttcaaataccttgggggtcttgttcgcgagtgaggggacaatggagcggtagattggtcggagaatcggcgcagcgggtgcggtattacattcaatttatcgcaccgttgtgacgaaaagagagctgaaccagaaggcaaagctctcgatctaccggtcagttttcgttcctaccctcacctatggtcatgaaggctgggtcacgaccgaaagaacgagatccagggtacaagcggctgaaatgggtttcctcaggaggtaggctggcgtctccctaagagatagggtgagaagctcagtcatccgtgaggagctcggagtagagccgctgctcctttacGTCAAAAGGAGCCAgctgaggtggttcgggcatctggtaaggatgacccctgggcgcctccctagggaggtgttccaggcacgtccagctgggaggaggcctcggggaagacccaggactaggtggagggactatatctccaacctggcctgggaacgcctcgggatcccccagtcagagctggttaatgtggctcgggaaagggaagtttggtgtcccctgctggagctgctccccccgcgacccgacaccagataagcggacgaagatggatggatggatataagGCAACCAAGGAGTTTTTAAGGCTAAACAGCTGTTGTTCTTGGCTGACTAAGtctgagacgtgtgtgtgtgtgtgtgtgtgtgtgtgtgtgtgtgtgtgtgtgtgtgtgtgtgtgtgtgtgtgtgtgtgtgtgtgtgtgtgtgtgtgtgtgtgtgtgtgtgtgtgtgtgtgtgtgtgtgagagagaaagagaatttGTATGGTCGCACTTTTACGTCTTTGTCTTGTTTGTCTATGATGAATGTCTAGTTGTGTATTCCTATTTCTATTCATgctttcttttaaatgtgtgtctttaatgtgtttaatgtttaatgtgttttaaggtgctatacaaataaaattgacattGACTTTATTTAAGCTTATTGAAATTTTTGCCAATGAATTTTGCTCTCTTAAAAAAAGCAGACTatgaataaaaagtaaaaaaataaaaacactgttcaTGTAATGTGATTGTGTAAAACCGTTGAATTAAAGCTGAAAGTCAGAACTTTAATCTTATAgttattgtgttttcttttttaaatctgcaAATGTGCTGGAGTACAGAGCATTGTTCTACTACTTAAGGACTGAACTGTAAACCTAACTCTTTTTAATCAATCTCCATAAACAAAACTATCAACCAATTAAAAACTTTTAACAATTGAAGGCATGAAATAGATCAAATTTACCGATTCGATTTAATTTGAACACTCCGTCTGTAGCAGTTGAACC
This window harbors:
- the si:ch211-234h8.7 gene encoding monocarboxylate transporter 4; this translates as MGGVAVDVDAGGVKAPDGGWGWAVLAGCFVITGFSYAFPKAISVFFKELIREFGVGYSDTAWISSILLAMLYGTGPLCSVMVNRFGCRPVMMVGGLFASLGMILASFSTSIIHIYLCIGVITGLGLALNFQPSLIMLNRYFSEKRPLANGLSAAGSPVALCCLSPLGQLLQDHYGWRGGFLILGGILLNCCVCGALMKPLVAPKTLKAKDLEKDSKEETEKKKKPKAKLLDFSVFKDCGFVIYTVSASIMVLGLFVPPVFVVSYAKELGNEDTKSALLLTILGFIDIFARPTCGVIAGLKWVRPRCVYLLSFAMLFNGITDLVGSQAKDYVSLVVFCIFFGISYGMVGALQFEVLMAIVGTEKFSSAIGLVLLMEAIAVLVGPPGAGRLLDATKNYMWVFLLAGSEVVLSAVVLATCNFLFISNKSSASADKLDNIQVTDNANTELCSKPAEMNDEEEKGEREELEKETKKEVIKELKDEEETDKKKVAEVRPESVTVDSQEKERLLKEPQQNGDMATNPETCL